Part of the Gemmatimonadota bacterium genome, TCGCCTTCCCCTGCAGCTCCGTTCCCACGCCGCCCCGCGCATCCCATTGGTCTCCGCGCCTGAGCACCGCCCGCTCAGGGATCCACAAACGCAGACTGTAAGCGCATGGCCGGCGCTTCCGCCAGGTTGGCCACCACCTTCGAGCCGCCGTGGTCCACACGGTAGTGCAGCCGGGGCATTCCCTGAGCCGTCATGAACCGCTCCAACTGCTTGTGGTTCTTGGGACAGTACAGCATGACGAACCCGCCGCCTCCCGCACCGACGATCTTGCCGCCCAGCACGCCGAACTCTCGCCTCACGTGCTCATAAATATGATCGACTTTCGAGACCGAGATCTTGTTGGACATCCGCTTCTTGTGGCACCAGTGCTCGTGCAGCAGGGCACCCCAGGCATCGAAGTCCTCATCCTCGATCGTTTCCAGGATGCGGTACCCGATCTCCTTGATCTGATGAAGCGAGTCGTGCACGCCGTTGGGCTGCGGCGACTGCAGCGCCAGGTGCTGGTCCCGCAGGATTTCCGTGGCATCGCGCCGCAGCCCCGTGTAGTAGAGGTGCGTGTTGGCAACAAACGCCTCGATCGACCCGCTGGGCAGATCGACAGAGCGTACCTTGACCTCTCCTCCCCACCCGATCTCGAGCACGGTAAGCCCGCCGTAGACCGCCATATACTGGTCCTGCTTCCCGATCCCTTTCCGCAGAATATTCATCTCGATATCGCAGGCTTCCTCCGCCAGGGTCTGCAGCGGTACGAATTCGCGGCGGTAGTGGTGCAGCGCCGTGAGCAAGCCGACGAGATAGGAGCTGGATGAGCCCAGTCCCGTTCCGTCAGGCAGATCGGCCATGGACGAGATCTCGATCTTGTCCTCGATGCCGTGATACTTCAGCGCTTCCCGTGCCAGCTCGTGCTGGAGCTGCGAGACGTGATCCACGATCTCGCTGCGACTGTAATGCAGCCGAATCTTGTTGTCCACGATGGGCGGGTTCACCATGAT contains:
- a CDS encoding galactokinase — its product is MIITRTPFRVTLGGGGTDLPSYYTEHGGFIFAMGIDKYMYIMVNPPIVDNKIRLHYSRSEIVDHVSQLQHELAREALKYHGIEDKIEISSMADLPDGTGLGSSSSYLVGLLTALHHYRREFVPLQTLAEEACDIEMNILRKGIGKQDQYMAVYGGLTVLEIGWGGEVKVRSVDLPSGSIEAFVANTHLYYTGLRRDATEILRDQHLALQSPQPNGVHDSLHQIKEIGYRILETIEDEDFDAWGALLHEHWCHKKRMSNKISVSKVDHIYEHVRREFGVLGGKIVGAGGGGFVMLYCPKNHKQLERFMTAQGMPRLHYRVDHGGSKVVANLAEAPAMRLQSAFVDP